CCCCGCTCACGATGCGGCTGCCACCACGGCCAGCATCTGCTCCACCACATCCTCGATCCGCAATGAGGAGGTATCAATCAGCCGCGCATCGGGAGCCGGCATCAACGGCGCCACGGCGCGAGTCCGATCCCGCTCATCACGTCCGGACAGATCCTGATAGGTTTTCTCCATCGGCCCGCCATGTCCCGCGGCGACCAGCTCACGATGGCGGCGCTCAGCCCGCACGGTCGCATCGGCCTCCAGAAAAAACTTCACGGGCGCGGAGGGGAAAATCCTGGTCCCGATATCCCGGCCTTCCGCCACCACCGACCCGCGCTGCCCGATTTGGCGTTGCACCGGCAACAACCATTCTCTGACTTCCGGAATGGCCGATACCACGGACGCGGCGGCAGTGACTTCCGGCGTGCGCAATTCACCGGTCACATCCGCATCATTGACCAATACCCGCATCGACCCGTTATGAAACAGCATCTGAACCGACAGCGTCGGAAGAGACGCAGTCACCTGCTCCCGATCGGACGGGTCGATCCCGTGACGCAGGACATGCCAGGCAATCGCCCGATACAGCGCTCCGGTATCAAGATAGAGATAACCCAGGCGGGCCGCTAACAATTTGGCCACCGTGCTCTTGCCGACTCCGGCTGGTCCATCAATAGCGATAATCACACGCGAGCCCCTTTACCGCGGTATCGAAATCCTGGTGCATTATAGTCTTCACGCTCCCGCCGTCAATAATGCGGCCAACGTCCGATCGAAGTTGGGGAACGAGGTATCGACGCACCCCGTGTCCTCGATGCTGGTGGGAGTTGAAGCCGTCAACCCGCCAATGGCCAGGGACATCGCCACGCGATGATCGCCATGACTCCGGCCTTGGGTCGTGCCGGTCAGATGTCCGTTCTGCCCCGCTTGCCCCAGCCCGCGAATCACCATGCCATCGGGTTTCTCGATGATCTGCGCCCCCATGGCCCGCAGTTCGACGCTCATCGTCGCAATGCGATCACTTTCCTTCACCCGCAATTCTTCCGCGCCCGAAATCGTCGTCTCTCCCTCGGCCACCGCTGCGGCCACGCAGAGAATCGGGAA
The nucleotide sequence above comes from Nitrospira sp.. Encoded proteins:
- the cmk gene encoding (d)CMP kinase; amino-acid sequence: MIIAIDGPAGVGKSTVAKLLAARLGYLYLDTGALYRAIAWHVLRHGIDPSDREQVTASLPTLSVQMLFHNGSMRVLVNDADVTGELRTPEVTAAASVVSAIPEVREWLLPVQRQIGQRGSVVAEGRDIGTRIFPSAPVKFFLEADATVRAERRHRELVAAGHGGPMEKTYQDLSGRDERDRTRAVAPLMPAPDARLIDTSSLRIEDVVEQMLAVVAAAS